The DNA window GTAGAGTTATGAAAGTATTACATTTTGGCGCAGGGAACATCGGCCGCGGTTTTATCGGCAAGCTGCTGGCGGACGCAGGGGCTGAGCTGACCTTCGCCGACGTCAATCAAACGGTGCTGGATTTGCTGAACAGCCGTAAAAGCTACGCGGTGCACGTGGTGGGTGAGCAAGAACGCGTGGAGAGCGTCAACAACGTCAGCGCCGTCAACAGCGGCAGCGAGGCGGCGGTGGCGCTGATCGCCGAGGCGGATCTGGTGACCACCGCCGTTGGCCCGCAAATTCTCGCCAAAATCGCCGGCACGATCGCTAAAGGGCTGGTGCTGCGTCATCAGCAGGGCAATGTGCAGCCGCTGAACATCATCGCCTGCGAGAACATGGTGCGCGGCACCAGCCAGCTGAAACAGCATGTGTTCGCCGCGCTGCCGCAGGACGAGCAGGCATGGGTTGAGCAGCACGTCGGCTTCGTCGATTCGGCGGTCGACCGCATCGTGCCGCCGGCGGACAGTAACGACCCGTTGGAAGTGACGGTGGAAACCTTTAGCGAATGGATCGTCGATCAGACCCAGTTCAAAGGCCAGCCTCCGGCGATCGCCGGCATGGAGCTGACCGATAACCTGATGGCGTTCGTCGAGCGCAAGCTGTTCACCCTCAATACCGGCCACGCCATCACCGCCTACCTCGGCCAACAGGCCGGGCTGCAAACCATTCGCGACGCCATTCTCGACCCGGCGATCCGCCGCGTAGTGAAAGGGGCGATGGAAGAGAGCGGCGCGGTGTTGATCAAGCGCTACGGCTTCGACGCCGACAAGCACG is part of the Serratia marcescens genome and encodes:
- a CDS encoding mannitol-1-phosphate 5-dehydrogenase — encoded protein: MKVLHFGAGNIGRGFIGKLLADAGAELTFADVNQTVLDLLNSRKSYAVHVVGEQERVESVNNVSAVNSGSEAAVALIAEADLVTTAVGPQILAKIAGTIAKGLVLRHQQGNVQPLNIIACENMVRGTSQLKQHVFAALPQDEQAWVEQHVGFVDSAVDRIVPPADSNDPLEVTVETFSEWIVDQTQFKGQPPAIAGMELTDNLMAFVERKLFTLNTGHAITAYLGQQAGLQTIRDAILDPAIRRVVKGAMEESGAVLIKRYGFDADKHAAYINKILGRFENPYLHDDVERVGRQPLRKLSAGDRLIKPLLGTLEYGLPHANLIQGIAAAMSYRSEQDPQALELAELLNTLGPKAALAQISGLPAESEVVEEAVAVYNAMHK